Below is a window of Kiritimatiellia bacterium DNA.
ATACACTTTTGCGTAGAAGTTTAAATAAGACCGGCGGATCGCCAGCCGGGAAAGTTTTGGATGGCGGCACTGCCGCCTTAGAAAAAAGATGATTGCGCGAATTATTTTGATGATGACAGCGATTGCTATATCCGCGCCGGCTTGGCCGGCCGGCATCAAAGGCTGGCCGGTCGGCGTATGCGCAACGCAATATCTCAGTAGCGCCGATCAGACCCTTCAGCCGGCCTTGTTTTATGCTCCGAAAATGACAAAGAAGAAACCTTTGCTGGTGGCGCTTCATACATGGTCGGGCAGTTATCGCCAGCCTGAGCCGGATTATGCGCGTTGGTGTATTCAAAATGGATGGTGCTTTATTCATCCTCATTTCCGTGGGCCGAACTGGACGCCTCAGGCGCTTGGCTCGGAACTTGTTGTTCAGGATATCGTCAGCGCGGTTCAGTTTGCTCTGAAAACATATGGAATTGATCAGGATCAAATCTATCTTATCGGCGTGTCTGGCGGCGCGCATGCCGCGTTGCTCATGGCGGGCAGGCGTCCGGATATCTGGGCTGGCGTGTCGGCTTGGTGCGGAATATGCGATCTAAGGCAATGGTGGAAAGAGCGCGGCCCAAAGAACCGCTATTCGCAAAATATTGAGGCGGCATGCGGCGGATGTCCCGAGATTGATGGCAGAGCGGCGGAAGAATGCGTCAAACGGTCTCCGGCAGCTTATTTGGCGAATGCCAGGACGGTCAATCTTGACATTAACGCCGGAGTGAAGGATGGCCGTTCCGGAAGCGTGCCTTTTACGCATTCTTTGCGCGCTTTTAATATTGTTGCTCAAGAAAATGATAAAATCTGCGAGTCGGATATTGAATGGTTTTATAAGGAAATGAAAGCGCCTTCCCGGCTGTTAGGCGAGGTCTTTGACCCGCTTTATGGCCGGCAGAAGCCGCTGTTCCGGAAAATATCAAAGAATGTTCGTGTCACGATTTTTGATGGCGGACACGAAATTATTCCTGCGGCTGCCTTGAATTGGCTCGCGCAACAACGCAAAGGCAGTCCTCCAGTCTGGGAAATCAAGTCGCCGGTGAATTTTGAGTCGCTGGAAGAGATCACTAAATCCGGATTGTAAAAAGCGGAAAGTTTTTACCCGAATATTACACGAACATCGCGCAACATGGTTTAACCCCGCGTGAGCGGTCCAATGGTTAATTTTACGCGCCCGTATACGCAAAATTAAGGCAATAAGTATACATGGTTAATCATATATGAAAGGATAAAGATCATGAAAGCGTATTTTCCGGCGGTTTCCGCGCGCAGTCTGTGCGCGTTCCTGATTTGTTTTTCTGTTACCGCTTTTTGCGGCCGGGCCGCCACGACCTACTACGTGGCGACGAATAATGCCGGTATTGATCCATACACCAGCTGGGATACGGCCGGTTCCAATATTATCGGGGTGGTAAATACCGCCCAGGAAAACGGGGCTGACAACACGGTGCTGGTGTCGAATGGGACTTACCAGCTGACCAATCAGATAAATATTACCAACCTTCTTGCGTTGCAAAGCGTTAATGGGCCGGCCGCCGCGGCACTGGACGGTCAAAACGCCGTGCGTTGCATATCTATAAGCAACAGCGCGCCGTTGGTGAACGGGTTTACCTTCACGCGCGGATATGCGATTTTTAATGGCGGTGGCATTCAGGTTGCCTCATCCGCAGGCACGGTAAGCAATTGCGCTTTCTATAATAACTGCGTAAACCAACATGGCGCCGGGGTTTCTTTCTACAATGCAACCGCTGGAACCGTAGCCAATTGCATGTTTTACCAGAATACCAACGGCACTGCAAATTCTGGTTTGGGTGGTGGGTTATGTTATGTAAATTGTTCGCTCGCGGTGCTAAAGAACTGCATTTTTTGGGAAAACCGGGCGTTAAACACCAATCTAACAGGGGGCGCCAACGTCCAGGGCTATGGCGGCGTGGCAATCTATAGTTCACCGGCGCAGGTTCAAAACTGTCTTTTTTACCGCAATGATAGTAAAGCTAACGGCGGCGGCCTGGGGTTTTCCACAATGGGTACCAAATCCGCTTTCGTGGATAATTGCACATTCGTGGGCAATACGGCGTCCAACTTAGGCGGCGGGATTTATATGTCCAATTTTGTTAATGTGGTTGCGCGTAATTCAATTATCTGGAGCAATACCGCTCCGACCCATGCTGATGCGTCTTTGGCGACCGCCAATCTGACCAACTGCTGCATAAAGGACACGAACGGAGTCATCAACTGGAACACTTCCGGGAATATCACCGGTAATCCGTCATTTATGAATGCCAGCGCGGATAATTATCGCCTGCAAAACAATTCGCCTTGCGTAAACGCCGGGATTAACCAGAATTGGATGACCAACGCGGTTGACTTGGACGGAAAAAGCCGCATTTGTTACGGCACGGTTGACATGGGCGCATATGAATGCATTCACGGTGGGGCGATTTGTGTCTTCAAATAAGATTGAAGTGTGTTCCGAATAATCATATGTTAGAACCTGAATTTTACACGCGAAGCGCGCAAAATTCAGGTATTACCTTTGGACAAACGCAACGGGAAATTAAACCATGAAGGAGGACGATATGTTTATTCGCCGGAAATCAACTGGTTTTTTGGGGTGCGCGGTTTTGATCGCGTTAACCGGATTATTAAGCGCCAGCCGCGCTGACGAGGATTTTGTCCCGGACGTCAGACAATATCCGTGCGGCCGCGCCGCGCACGCGATTGCAATTGACGGCAGGCTGGATGACGCGGCCTGGAAGGACGCGCCCCGCGTCACGTGTTTTTATGACACGCAAAACGACGGCCGTTCGGCGCCGATCCCCCGCGAACAAATCGCCGTAAGTTTTTTATACGATGAAACCAACCTGTACGTCGGCGCCGTGATTCGCGACCGCGATATTGTTTATGACCCGGAACATCTTAACAAGGACAAGGAAACCCTGTTTCTGGACGGGGACGTGTTTGAATTGTTTGTCCAGCCGGACGCAAACTCTCCGCGCTATTTTGAAATACACGTTAATCCCAACAATGCGGCGTGGGACGCCGCGTTTCCGGCAAGAAATTACATGCGTTTCCTGGATCCGACAAAATGGAACTCCGGCTTG
It encodes the following:
- a CDS encoding prolyl oligopeptidase family serine peptidase; amino-acid sequence: MTKKKPLLVALHTWSGSYRQPEPDYARWCIQNGWCFIHPHFRGPNWTPQALGSELVVQDIVSAVQFALKTYGIDQDQIYLIGVSGGAHAALLMAGRRPDIWAGVSAWCGICDLRQWWKERGPKNRYSQNIEAACGGCPEIDGRAAEECVKRSPAAYLANARTVNLDINAGVKDGRSGSVPFTHSLRAFNIVAQENDKICESDIEWFYKEMKAPSRLLGEVFDPLYGRQKPLFRKISKNVRVTIFDGGHEIIPAAALNWLAQQRKGSPPVWEIKSPVNFESLEEITKSGL
- a CDS encoding choice-of-anchor Q domain-containing protein, which produces MKAYFPAVSARSLCAFLICFSVTAFCGRAATTYYVATNNAGIDPYTSWDTAGSNIIGVVNTAQENGADNTVLVSNGTYQLTNQINITNLLALQSVNGPAAAALDGQNAVRCISISNSAPLVNGFTFTRGYAIFNGGGIQVASSAGTVSNCAFYNNCVNQHGAGVSFYNATAGTVANCMFYQNTNGTANSGLGGGLCYVNCSLAVLKNCIFWENRALNTNLTGGANVQGYGGVAIYSSPAQVQNCLFYRNDSKANGGGLGFSTMGTKSAFVDNCTFVGNTASNLGGGIYMSNFVNVVARNSIIWSNTAPTHADASLATANLTNCCIKDTNGVINWNTSGNITGNPSFMNASADNYRLQNNSPCVNAGINQNWMTNAVDLDGKSRICYGTVDMGAYECIHGGAICVFK
- a CDS encoding carbohydrate-binding family 9-like protein, encoding MKEDDMFIRRKSTGFLGCAVLIALTGLLSASRADEDFVPDVRQYPCGRAAHAIAIDGRLDDAAWKDAPRVTCFYDTQNDGRSAPIPREQIAVSFLYDETNLYVGAVIRDRDIVYDPEHLNKDKETLFLDGDVFELFVQPDANSPRYFEIHVNPNNAAWDAAFPARNYMRFLDPTKWNSGLKSAVTVRGTANELDEDESWTVEMAVPLSALAARNGRRFAVQPGALWRFSVCLYDYSYYYDDCGNNGALKYYSSSKYPRLDFHLRGAFNFLEFK